A stretch of the Buchananella sp. 14KM1171 genome encodes the following:
- the nuoN gene encoding NADH-quinone oxidoreductase subunit NuoN, whose product MNAFVAPEIQWAALSPLLIVLLAGVVGVLVEAFVGPRLRRPVQLVLSIGAVLGSLVAIALRWLDVAPGTDRIMPQELVGGAFIEDPAGLAAQAIIALCGFVALLVIADRTAAGDGAFVAHAADRPGSAQETASQRAGLVQTELFPLVLFALGGMMAFPVAGTFVTLFVALEVLSLPLYVLTAMARRRRLLSQEAALKYFLLGAFASAFTLMGIAFLYGYAGSLRLSAFTVAPYPGNGPDELLLGGIVLVTVGLLFKIGAAPFHSWTPDVYQGAPTPITGFMAAGTKAAATFALVRFFYVVGISRGWDLTPLIWIVAITTMVVGTVMGVVQSDVKRMLAYSSVAHAGFILIAVFSMQQQGIAASLFYLLAYGLASVGAFAVIYLVREVDADGNVLGEATNMNQWAGLGQRHPVLAALMSLFLLSFAGIPLTAGFLGKYLAFSAGIAGGATGLVVVAILCSAATAYFYVRLILLMYFTPAQSERVVGVKVEGPALVALALTAAATVILGVYPAPVIAWLENAAFLLP is encoded by the coding sequence GTGAACGCATTTGTAGCCCCTGAGATCCAGTGGGCCGCGCTCAGCCCGCTGCTGATCGTGCTGCTGGCAGGCGTGGTGGGCGTGCTGGTGGAGGCCTTCGTTGGGCCGCGCCTGCGCCGCCCCGTCCAGCTGGTGCTCTCGATCGGCGCCGTGCTGGGCTCCCTGGTGGCGATCGCCCTGCGCTGGCTCGACGTGGCCCCCGGCACCGACCGGATCATGCCGCAGGAGCTGGTGGGCGGTGCCTTCATTGAGGACCCGGCCGGCCTGGCCGCGCAGGCCATCATCGCGCTGTGCGGTTTCGTGGCCCTCCTGGTGATCGCCGACCGCACCGCCGCTGGGGACGGCGCATTCGTGGCCCACGCGGCCGACCGCCCGGGCAGCGCCCAGGAGACCGCCTCCCAGCGCGCCGGCCTGGTGCAGACCGAGCTGTTCCCGCTGGTGCTGTTCGCGCTGGGCGGCATGATGGCCTTCCCGGTGGCCGGCACGTTCGTGACGCTGTTCGTGGCCCTGGAGGTGCTCTCCCTGCCGCTGTACGTGCTCACCGCGATGGCGCGCCGGCGCCGCCTGCTCAGCCAGGAGGCCGCGCTGAAGTACTTCCTGCTGGGTGCCTTCGCCTCCGCGTTCACCCTGATGGGTATCGCCTTCCTGTACGGCTACGCCGGCTCCCTGCGCCTGTCCGCCTTCACGGTGGCGCCCTACCCGGGCAACGGCCCGGACGAGCTGCTGCTGGGCGGCATCGTGCTGGTCACGGTGGGCCTGCTGTTCAAGATCGGCGCGGCCCCGTTCCACTCCTGGACCCCGGACGTCTACCAGGGCGCCCCCACCCCGATCACCGGCTTCATGGCGGCCGGCACCAAGGCCGCCGCCACGTTCGCGCTGGTGCGTTTCTTCTACGTGGTGGGCATCTCTCGCGGCTGGGACCTCACCCCGCTGATCTGGATCGTCGCCATCACCACCATGGTGGTCGGCACCGTCATGGGTGTGGTACAGAGCGACGTCAAGCGCATGCTGGCCTACTCCTCCGTGGCGCACGCCGGTTTCATCCTGATCGCCGTGTTCTCCATGCAGCAGCAGGGAATCGCGGCCTCCCTGTTCTACCTCCTGGCCTACGGCCTGGCCTCGGTGGGCGCCTTCGCGGTGATCTACCTGGTGCGCGAGGTGGACGCGGACGGTAACGTGCTGGGCGAGGCCACCAACATGAACCAGTGGGCGGGCCTGGGCCAGCGCCACCCGGTGCTGGCGGCCCTGATGAGCCTGTTCCTGCTCTCCTTCGCGGGCATCCCGCTCACGGCGGGCTTCCTGGGCAAGTACCTGGCCTTCTCCGCCGGTATCGCCGGCGGCGCCACCGGCCTGGTGGTCGTGGCCATCCTGTGCTCGGCCGCCACCGCCTACTTCTACGTCCGCCTGATCCTGCTCATGTACTTCACGCCCGCCCAGAGCGAGCGCGTGGTGGGCGTGAAGGTGGAGGGACCGGCCCTGGTGGCCCTCGCGTTGACCGCCGCCGCGACCGTGATTTTGGGTGTTTACCCGGCTCCGGTTATCGCTTGGCTGGAAAATGCGGCATTCTTGCTCCCATGA
- a CDS encoding NADH-quinone oxidoreductase subunit M yields the protein MESTWPLLSLMVALPLVGALLLWLVRPLARCGRSIGMAFALATLGLAAYAVAMYDVAAFAPVQLAETYAWIPQIGVSWALGVNGLGLAMVVLAAVLVPVVMLAAWNDFAGDDEQAARRRTGFVALTLALESFIVLIFTAQDVFLFYLAFEAMLVPGYFLVGNYGGPRRRYAALKFLLVSLFGGLVMLGGVVALGVMGPGGEHAFLLSTLTAAPVTGTAARWIFLTFFLAFAIKAPMVPVHTWLPDTAEQAHPGVSAILVGILDKIGTYGMIVLCLPLFPEASRWAAPVIIVLALVSVIYGAIMAIGQKDLMRLVSYTSISHFGFIVLGIYVGNTAALTGAMLYMVAHGLSIAIMFLLTGFLTRRAGTQKIEDYRGMQRVTPVLAGLWLFGGLASIALPGLSGFVPEYLVLMGTLSTQLWAGVVAMGGVVLSALYILWPYQKVFTGPKEEAKVGTKLSDLRGIEIAAIAPLVALIAWVGVQPNHTIRYLEPVTEHVSVHLTDDSVAVNAQEGTNQ from the coding sequence ATGGAATCTACTTGGCCTCTTCTCTCCCTGATGGTGGCGCTGCCGCTGGTCGGCGCGCTGCTCCTGTGGCTGGTGCGCCCCCTGGCGCGCTGCGGCCGCTCCATCGGCATGGCGTTCGCCCTGGCCACGCTTGGCCTGGCGGCCTACGCCGTGGCGATGTACGACGTTGCCGCCTTCGCCCCGGTTCAGTTGGCGGAGACCTACGCCTGGATCCCCCAGATCGGGGTGTCCTGGGCGCTGGGCGTGAACGGCCTGGGCCTGGCGATGGTGGTCCTGGCCGCCGTGCTGGTCCCGGTGGTCATGCTGGCCGCCTGGAACGACTTCGCGGGCGATGACGAGCAGGCGGCGCGCAGGCGCACCGGCTTCGTGGCCCTCACCCTGGCGCTGGAGTCCTTCATCGTCTTGATCTTCACCGCGCAGGACGTCTTCCTGTTCTACCTGGCCTTCGAGGCCATGCTGGTGCCCGGCTACTTCCTGGTCGGTAACTACGGCGGCCCGCGCCGGCGTTACGCGGCTTTGAAGTTCCTGCTGGTGAGCCTGTTCGGTGGACTGGTCATGCTGGGCGGTGTGGTCGCCCTGGGCGTGATGGGCCCGGGCGGCGAGCACGCCTTCCTGCTCTCCACGCTGACCGCGGCGCCCGTGACGGGCACGGCCGCGCGCTGGATCTTCCTGACCTTCTTCCTGGCCTTTGCGATCAAGGCGCCGATGGTGCCCGTGCACACCTGGCTGCCGGACACCGCAGAGCAGGCCCACCCCGGCGTCTCCGCGATCCTGGTGGGCATCCTGGACAAGATCGGCACCTACGGCATGATCGTGCTGTGCCTGCCGCTGTTCCCGGAGGCCTCCCGCTGGGCCGCTCCGGTCATCATCGTGCTGGCGCTGGTCTCGGTGATCTACGGAGCCATCATGGCGATCGGCCAGAAGGACCTGATGCGCTTGGTCTCCTACACCTCGATCAGCCACTTCGGCTTCATCGTGCTGGGCATCTACGTGGGCAACACGGCGGCCCTGACCGGCGCCATGCTCTACATGGTGGCCCACGGCCTGTCCATCGCCATCATGTTCCTGCTCACCGGCTTCCTCACGCGCCGCGCGGGCACGCAGAAGATCGAGGACTACCGTGGCATGCAGCGCGTCACCCCGGTACTGGCCGGCCTGTGGCTGTTCGGCGGCCTGGCCTCCATCGCCCTGCCCGGCCTGTCCGGCTTCGTGCCGGAGTACCTGGTGCTCATGGGTACCCTGTCCACCCAGCTGTGGGCCGGCGTGGTGGCCATGGGCGGCGTGGTGCTTAGTGCCCTCTACATCCTGTGGCCCTACCAGAAGGTCTTCACCGGCCCGAAGGAGGAGGCCAAGGTGGGCACCAAGCTGAGCGACCTGCGCGGCATCGAGATCGCCGCGATCGCCCCGCTGGTAGCGCTCATCGCCTGGGTGGGCGTGCAGCCTAACCACACCATCCGTTACCTGGAGCCCGTCACCGAGCATGTGTCCGTGCACCTGACCGACGACTCCGTCGCAGTTAATGCGCAGGAAGGAACCAACCAGTGA
- the nuoL gene encoding NADH-quinone oxidoreductase subunit L, whose translation MNFFATEIVMPHLVPASGAAAYAWLLIAVPLASAILLLLAGSRTNKWGHWVSVAASSFSAVYAIVLLFQLIGLQPGARKMVVPLFNWINAGGINVDAALQVDPLSLTFALLVTFVGTLIHFYAVAYMEHDVARRRFFAYLNLFIAAMLTLVLADSFALLFVGWEGVGLASYLLIGFWNFNPAYAAAAKKAFVMNRVGDVGLLLGMGSLFATIGSTNFVLVSAGAPHVSEGWLTAIGFFLLLAACGKSAQVPLQAWLGDAMAGPTPVSALIHAATMVTAGVYLMVRSAPIYAGAPTAQMAVAIVGAVTLIFGAIVGSAKDDLKKVLAASTMSQLGYMMLAAGLGPIGYAFAIFHLLTHGFFKAQMFLGAGSVMHGMNDQVDMRRFGGLSKAMKITWITFGIGWLAILGVPPFAGFFSKDKIIEAAFVGEGATPWVFGTVTLIGAGITAFYMSRLFFMTFHGKRRWTTKKETELGGDVHPHESPLLMTVPMMILSVFSVGLGAFLAVGDKFTTWLEPVVGHAEHHEPVIPIPLIMGLTLGLVAAGVALAYYMYVRRDVPLTAPTGALPTAARNDLYADAINENLFMKPGQVLTKAVVATDTHVVDGAVNGTAALVGGSGRWLRPLQNGFTRSYAATVLLGIVVVTAAVLVASL comes from the coding sequence ATGAACTTCTTTGCCACCGAAATCGTCATGCCGCACCTGGTGCCGGCCAGCGGCGCGGCCGCGTACGCCTGGCTGCTGATCGCCGTGCCCCTGGCCAGCGCGATCCTGCTGCTCCTGGCCGGCAGCCGCACCAACAAGTGGGGCCACTGGGTCTCCGTTGCGGCCTCCAGCTTCTCCGCCGTCTACGCGATCGTGCTGCTGTTCCAGCTGATCGGCCTGCAGCCCGGCGCCCGCAAGATGGTGGTGCCGCTCTTCAACTGGATCAACGCCGGCGGCATCAACGTGGACGCCGCGCTGCAGGTGGACCCGCTCTCGCTCACCTTCGCGCTGCTGGTCACCTTCGTGGGCACCCTGATCCACTTCTACGCCGTGGCCTACATGGAGCACGACGTCGCCCGCCGGCGCTTCTTCGCCTACCTGAACCTGTTCATCGCGGCGATGCTGACCCTGGTGCTGGCCGACTCCTTCGCCCTTCTGTTCGTGGGCTGGGAGGGCGTGGGCCTGGCCTCCTACCTGCTGATCGGCTTCTGGAACTTCAACCCCGCCTACGCTGCGGCCGCCAAGAAGGCCTTCGTGATGAACCGCGTTGGTGACGTGGGACTGCTGCTGGGCATGGGAAGCCTGTTCGCCACGATCGGCTCCACCAACTTCGTGCTGGTCTCCGCCGGCGCCCCGCACGTCTCCGAGGGCTGGCTCACCGCCATCGGTTTCTTCCTGCTGCTGGCCGCCTGCGGTAAGTCCGCGCAGGTGCCGCTGCAGGCCTGGCTGGGCGACGCCATGGCCGGCCCCACCCCGGTCTCCGCGCTGATCCACGCCGCCACCATGGTCACCGCCGGCGTTTACCTGATGGTGCGCTCGGCCCCGATCTACGCCGGTGCCCCCACCGCGCAGATGGCCGTGGCGATCGTCGGTGCGGTCACGCTGATCTTCGGTGCGATCGTCGGCTCCGCCAAGGACGACCTGAAGAAGGTCCTGGCCGCCTCCACCATGAGCCAGCTGGGCTACATGATGCTGGCCGCCGGCCTGGGGCCGATCGGCTACGCCTTTGCGATCTTCCACCTGCTCACGCACGGCTTCTTCAAGGCCCAGATGTTCCTTGGCGCCGGCTCCGTGATGCACGGCATGAACGACCAGGTGGACATGCGCCGCTTCGGTGGCCTGTCCAAGGCCATGAAGATCACCTGGATCACCTTCGGCATCGGTTGGCTGGCCATCCTGGGCGTGCCGCCGTTTGCCGGCTTTTTCTCCAAGGACAAGATCATCGAGGCCGCGTTTGTGGGCGAGGGCGCCACGCCGTGGGTGTTCGGCACCGTCACCCTGATCGGTGCGGGCATCACCGCCTTCTACATGTCCCGCCTCTTCTTCATGACGTTCCACGGCAAGCGCCGCTGGACCACCAAGAAGGAGACGGAGCTGGGCGGCGATGTGCACCCGCACGAGTCGCCGCTGCTGATGACCGTGCCCATGATGATCCTGTCCGTGTTCTCGGTGGGCCTGGGTGCCTTCCTGGCGGTCGGCGACAAGTTCACCACCTGGCTGGAGCCGGTGGTGGGGCACGCCGAGCACCACGAGCCGGTCATCCCGATCCCGCTGATCATGGGCCTGACCCTGGGCCTGGTGGCCGCTGGCGTGGCCCTGGCCTACTACATGTACGTGCGCCGCGACGTGCCGCTGACCGCGCCGACGGGCGCGCTGCCCACGGCCGCCCGCAACGACCTGTACGCCGACGCGATCAACGAGAACCTGTTCATGAAGCCCGGCCAGGTGCTGACCAAGGCCGTGGTGGCCACGGACACGCACGTGGTGGACGGGGCCGTCAACGGCACCGCCGCGCTGGTGGGTGGCTCCGGCCGCTGGCTGCGCCCGCTGCAAAACGGCTTCACCCGCTCCTACGCCGCCACGGTGCTGCTCGGGATCGTTGTTGTCACCGCCGCCGTCCTAGTGGCGAGCCTGTAA
- the nuoK gene encoding NADH-quinone oxidoreductase subunit NuoK: MTLTAYLILSVVVFTIGALTVLLRRSAVISLMGVELMLNSANLALVTFSRLHGNLEGQVMAFFVMVVAAAEVVVGLAIIVSIFRNAKSASVDDVTLLKN; the protein is encoded by the coding sequence ATGACGCTGACCGCGTACCTAATCCTCTCGGTGGTGGTGTTCACCATCGGAGCGCTCACCGTGCTGCTGCGCCGCTCGGCCGTCATCTCCCTCATGGGAGTGGAGCTCATGCTGAACTCCGCCAACCTGGCGCTGGTCACCTTCTCCCGCCTCCACGGCAACCTGGAGGGGCAGGTCATGGCCTTCTTCGTGATGGTCGTGGCTGCGGCTGAAGTGGTGGTGGGCCTGGCCATCATCGTGTCCATCTTCCGCAACGCAAAGTCCGCGTCCGTTGACGACGTGACGCTGCTCAAGAACTGA
- a CDS encoding NADH-quinone oxidoreductase subunit J gives MNDLTPIAAHAANQLSMGETILFWVCAPLIVVAAAGVLLAKKPVHAAVSMIFVMIPLAVIYFAQEASFVGAVQVIVYTGAVMMLFLFVIMLVGVGATETRRERIRGQLPAAVLAGLGTVILLVTLVVRGMSGAQARGLELANSETNPVGLAKLLFGSHVGAMELTGALLIVAALGAMTLTHKHRHGPKADLAATAAAKMKAFAEKGTHIGQLPTPGVYASTNAATAPAFGAGGKTIEASVPRVLRVRGQAQSLAEVAPAVVATVAQGGSTHGAQASRGVGLSGGIGMPGREKAPEIAPRPTGGLLGGAFAAPAAQLDAAAPSEPAGEASATPTTEKEGE, from the coding sequence GTGAACGACCTGACCCCGATTGCCGCCCACGCGGCCAATCAGCTCAGCATGGGGGAGACCATCCTCTTTTGGGTGTGCGCGCCGCTGATTGTGGTGGCCGCCGCCGGTGTGCTGCTGGCCAAGAAGCCCGTGCACGCGGCAGTGTCCATGATCTTCGTGATGATCCCGCTGGCGGTGATCTACTTCGCGCAGGAGGCCAGCTTCGTTGGTGCCGTCCAGGTGATCGTCTACACCGGTGCGGTGATGATGCTCTTCCTGTTCGTCATCATGCTGGTGGGCGTGGGCGCCACCGAGACGCGCCGTGAGCGCATCCGGGGCCAGCTGCCCGCCGCTGTCCTGGCCGGACTGGGCACCGTGATCCTGCTGGTCACCCTGGTGGTGCGCGGCATGTCCGGCGCGCAGGCCCGCGGCTTGGAGCTGGCGAACTCCGAGACCAACCCGGTGGGCCTGGCCAAGCTGCTGTTCGGCTCCCACGTCGGTGCCATGGAGCTCACGGGCGCGCTGCTGATTGTGGCCGCGCTGGGCGCCATGACGCTCACCCACAAGCACCGCCACGGCCCTAAGGCCGACCTGGCGGCCACCGCCGCCGCGAAGATGAAGGCGTTCGCGGAGAAGGGCACCCACATCGGGCAGCTGCCCACCCCCGGTGTCTACGCCTCCACCAACGCGGCCACCGCGCCCGCGTTCGGCGCCGGCGGCAAGACCATCGAGGCCTCCGTGCCGCGCGTCCTGCGCGTGCGCGGCCAGGCCCAGTCCCTGGCGGAGGTCGCCCCTGCGGTCGTCGCCACGGTCGCCCAGGGCGGCTCCACCCACGGCGCGCAGGCCTCGCGCGGGGTTGGCCTGTCCGGCGGCATCGGCATGCCGGGCCGCGAGAAGGCCCCGGAGATCGCCCCCCGCCCCACCGGCGGCCTGCTGGGTGGCGCCTTCGCCGCCCCCGCCGCGCAGCTCGACGCGGCCGCGCCGAGCGAACCGGCCGGTGAGGCGTCGGCCACCCCGACCACGGAAAAGGAAGGTGAGTAA
- the nuoI gene encoding NADH-quinone oxidoreductase subunit NuoI — MTDREYTTAAGFTYQPTVSYEPDEKGALGKFFAPVAGYGITLSSMFRPTVTEQYPFEKVPTQPRFHGRHQLNRYADGLEKCIGCELCAWACPADAILVEAGNNTPDAQYSPGERYGRVYQINYLRCIFCGMCIEACPTRALTMTNEYELADTTRESLIFEKKDLLAPLGEDMLEAPHPMVPGTTDGDYYRGAVTGVHPDQRAWVEANRSASETKEVRP; from the coding sequence ATGACTGACCGCGAGTACACCACCGCGGCTGGCTTCACCTACCAGCCCACCGTCAGCTACGAGCCTGACGAGAAGGGTGCGCTGGGCAAGTTCTTTGCCCCCGTGGCCGGTTACGGCATCACGCTGTCCTCGATGTTCCGCCCCACGGTCACCGAGCAGTACCCGTTCGAGAAGGTGCCCACCCAGCCGCGTTTCCACGGCCGCCACCAGCTCAACCGCTACGCCGACGGCCTGGAGAAGTGCATTGGCTGCGAGCTGTGCGCCTGGGCCTGCCCGGCCGACGCGATCCTGGTCGAGGCGGGCAACAACACCCCGGACGCCCAGTACTCGCCGGGCGAGCGCTACGGCCGCGTCTACCAGATCAACTACCTGCGCTGCATCTTCTGCGGCATGTGCATCGAGGCGTGCCCCACGCGCGCGCTGACCATGACCAACGAGTACGAGCTGGCGGACACCACCCGCGAGTCCCTCATCTTCGAGAAGAAGGACCTGCTGGCCCCGCTGGGCGAGGACATGCTGGAGGCCCCGCACCCCATGGTGCCGGGCACCACCGACGGCGACTACTACCGTGGTGCCGTCACCGGGGTCCACCCCGACCAGCGCGCCTGGGTGGAAGCCAACCGCAGCGCTAGCGAGACTAAGGAGGTGCGCCCGTGA
- the nuoH gene encoding NADH-quinone oxidoreductase subunit NuoH — MNVISAQHAGPAFTFNDPWWISLIKAGAIITFLLLSVLLALWVERRGLARMQTRPGPNYHGPFGLFQAIGDAAKLILKEDFWLGGADKFIYVLAPVIAALTAFTVYSVIPFGPEVSMFGHTTPLQLLDSPVSVLMILAITAFGVYGIVLGGWSSHSTYPLLGSVRSSAQVISYELSMGMSLLSVFLVSGSMSTSQIVNQQTELWWFIPLFPAFVIYVISMIGEVNRLPFDLPEAEGELVAGHMVEYSSMKFAWFFLAEYINMLNVSAVAATLFLGGWRAPAPLSMIGGGVLNTGWWPILWFVAKVWLFMFFMVWTRGTLLRFRYDQFMAIGWKILIPGSLVWIVALATLQGLRQFANFTATELSLGIGVVALIAMAIIFMIPEKDEAQEQAKLAGPAPQEGEFDPFAGGYPVPPLPGQTLPPSPRAARRAATVEAVTVSAEENTDD, encoded by the coding sequence ATGAACGTCATTTCCGCACAGCACGCCGGACCGGCGTTTACCTTCAACGACCCCTGGTGGATCTCCCTGATCAAGGCCGGCGCGATCATCACCTTCCTGCTCCTGTCGGTGCTGCTGGCACTGTGGGTGGAGCGGCGTGGACTGGCCCGCATGCAGACCCGCCCGGGCCCGAACTACCACGGCCCCTTCGGCCTGTTCCAGGCCATCGGTGACGCCGCCAAGCTGATCCTGAAGGAGGACTTCTGGCTGGGAGGGGCGGACAAGTTCATCTACGTCCTGGCCCCGGTCATCGCGGCCCTGACGGCCTTCACCGTCTACTCGGTGATCCCGTTCGGCCCGGAGGTGTCCATGTTCGGGCACACCACGCCGCTGCAGCTGCTGGATTCCCCGGTCTCGGTGCTGATGATCCTGGCGATCACCGCCTTCGGTGTCTACGGCATCGTGCTGGGTGGTTGGTCCTCCCACTCCACCTACCCGCTGCTGGGCTCGGTGCGTTCCTCCGCCCAGGTGATCTCCTACGAGCTGTCCATGGGCATGAGCCTGCTGTCGGTCTTCCTGGTCTCCGGCTCCATGTCCACCAGCCAGATCGTCAACCAGCAGACCGAGCTGTGGTGGTTCATCCCGCTCTTCCCGGCCTTCGTGATCTACGTGATCTCGATGATCGGTGAGGTCAACCGTCTGCCCTTCGACCTGCCGGAGGCCGAGGGCGAGCTGGTGGCCGGTCACATGGTGGAGTACTCCTCCATGAAGTTCGCCTGGTTCTTCCTGGCGGAGTACATCAACATGCTCAACGTGTCCGCCGTGGCGGCGACCCTGTTCCTGGGCGGCTGGCGCGCCCCGGCCCCGCTGTCCATGATCGGCGGCGGCGTGCTCAACACCGGCTGGTGGCCCATCCTGTGGTTCGTCGCCAAGGTCTGGCTGTTCATGTTCTTCATGGTCTGGACCCGAGGCACGCTGCTGCGCTTCCGCTACGACCAGTTCATGGCCATCGGCTGGAAGATCCTGATCCCGGGCTCCCTGGTGTGGATCGTGGCCCTGGCCACCCTGCAGGGCCTGCGCCAGTTCGCCAACTTCACCGCCACCGAGCTCTCCCTGGGCATCGGCGTGGTGGCCCTCATCGCCATGGCGATCATCTTCATGATCCCGGAGAAGGACGAGGCGCAGGAGCAGGCCAAGCTGGCCGGACCGGCCCCGCAGGAGGGCGAGTTCGACCCGTTCGCGGGCGGCTACCCCGTCCCGCCGCTGCCGGGCCAGACCCTGCCGCCCTCCCCGCGCGCCGCGCGCCGCGCCGCCACCGTGGAGGCCGTAACCGTTTCTGCTGAGGAGAACACCGATGACTGA
- a CDS encoding NADH-quinone oxidoreductase subunit G: protein MSELVSVTIDGQAVEVPKGTLIIRAAEQAGIHIPRFCDHPLLKPVGACRQCLVDVAMPDREGVVRPMPKPQASCTMTVMPGMEVKTQLTSPVAKKAQEGVLEFLLINHPLDCPVCDKGGECPLQNQALTHGAATSRFIDTKRSYPKPIAISTQILLDRDRCVLCQRCIRFSKEIAGDPFIDLQTRGAKAQIGPFDSATLGYEDPDFSGRESAPQYAGPAGEAGYGGALHPGPIGAAEEDLSGRAFASYFSGNTIQICPVGALTSASYRFRSRPFDLMSLESVTEHDASGSAIRVDVRRGTVLRRLAGNDPSVNEEWITDKDRFGFPWQSLQRFTAPMVRNEAGELEPTSWADALDVAASLLRGADGVGFLPGGRLPFEDAFAWSRFARVVAGTNNIDARVRAVSDEETAFLSAKVLPQAPVTYTDLERAGQVLLVAFEAEDECGSVFLRLRKGVLAGTVKVATVAPFTTRGSEKMRATVLHAAPGTESEVIGTIAAGGENAALADALAGGVIVVGERATAVPGLLSAVAALAERVGARLAWIPRRSGERAALEAGAVPSLLPGNRPVADAAARASLWDGLAPAQAGLDSAGMLAAAAAGDLSTLVVGGVDVRDFPDVATARAALKRANVISLEVRPSEVTALAAVVLPVAPPVEKGGTYINWEGRRRPFGQVLTSRAMPDREVLTRLAAELDVELGTARLDDVHALLAQLAPWNAPLTFEPVAPAPLAAPAAGEAVLATHKPMIDNGACLVGEPHLAGTARRSVVALGASTASALGAVEGQAVTVTGPTGSITLPLVVTDLPDRVVWLPQCSAGSDVHVTLGTAAGGVVQIKVEAN, encoded by the coding sequence AAGGGCACGCTCATCATCCGCGCGGCCGAGCAGGCGGGCATCCACATCCCGCGCTTCTGCGACCACCCGCTGCTCAAGCCGGTGGGCGCGTGCCGCCAGTGCCTGGTGGACGTGGCCATGCCGGACCGCGAGGGCGTGGTGCGCCCCATGCCCAAGCCGCAGGCCTCCTGCACCATGACGGTCATGCCGGGCATGGAGGTGAAGACCCAGCTGACCTCCCCGGTGGCCAAGAAGGCCCAGGAGGGCGTGCTGGAGTTCCTGCTCATCAACCACCCGCTGGACTGCCCGGTCTGCGACAAGGGTGGCGAGTGCCCGCTGCAGAACCAGGCCCTCACCCACGGCGCGGCCACCTCCCGGTTCATCGACACCAAGCGCTCCTACCCGAAGCCGATCGCGATCTCCACGCAGATCCTGCTGGACCGCGACCGCTGCGTGCTGTGCCAGCGCTGCATCCGCTTCTCCAAGGAGATCGCGGGCGACCCGTTCATTGACCTGCAGACCCGTGGCGCCAAGGCGCAGATCGGCCCGTTCGACTCCGCCACCCTGGGCTACGAGGACCCGGACTTCTCCGGCCGCGAGTCCGCCCCGCAGTACGCCGGTCCCGCCGGCGAGGCGGGTTACGGCGGCGCGCTGCACCCCGGCCCGATCGGGGCGGCTGAGGAGGACCTCTCCGGGCGCGCCTTCGCCTCTTACTTCAGCGGCAACACGATCCAGATCTGCCCGGTGGGTGCGCTGACCAGCGCCTCCTACCGCTTCCGTTCCCGCCCGTTTGACCTGATGAGCCTGGAGTCGGTGACGGAGCACGACGCCTCCGGCAGCGCGATCCGCGTCGACGTTCGTCGCGGCACCGTGCTGCGCCGCCTGGCGGGCAACGACCCGTCAGTCAACGAGGAGTGGATCACCGACAAGGACCGCTTCGGCTTCCCGTGGCAGTCCCTGCAGCGCTTCACGGCACCGATGGTGCGCAACGAGGCGGGCGAGCTGGAGCCGACCTCTTGGGCGGACGCCCTGGACGTGGCCGCCTCCCTGCTGCGTGGGGCCGATGGCGTGGGCTTCCTGCCCGGTGGCCGCCTGCCCTTCGAGGACGCCTTCGCGTGGTCCCGCTTTGCCCGCGTGGTGGCGGGGACCAACAACATCGACGCCCGCGTGCGCGCGGTCAGTGACGAGGAGACGGCCTTCCTGTCCGCCAAGGTCCTGCCCCAGGCGCCGGTGACCTACACCGACCTGGAGAGGGCCGGCCAGGTGCTGCTGGTTGCCTTCGAGGCCGAGGACGAGTGCGGCAGCGTGTTCCTGCGCCTGCGCAAGGGCGTGCTGGCCGGCACGGTGAAGGTGGCCACGGTGGCCCCGTTCACCACGCGCGGCAGCGAGAAGATGCGCGCCACCGTGCTGCACGCCGCCCCGGGCACCGAGTCCGAGGTGATCGGCACCATCGCCGCCGGAGGTGAGAACGCCGCGTTGGCCGACGCTCTGGCCGGCGGGGTGATCGTGGTGGGCGAGCGCGCCACCGCCGTGCCCGGCTTGCTCTCTGCGGTGGCCGCCCTGGCCGAGCGCGTGGGTGCCCGCCTGGCGTGGATCCCGCGCCGCTCCGGTGAGCGTGCCGCCCTGGAGGCCGGCGCCGTGCCGAGCCTGCTGCCCGGCAACCGTCCGGTGGCCGACGCTGCCGCCCGCGCCTCCCTGTGGGACGGGCTGGCCCCCGCGCAGGCCGGCCTGGACAGCGCCGGCATGCTGGCCGCCGCCGCGGCCGGCGACCTGTCCACCCTCGTGGTGGGCGGCGTGGACGTGCGCGACTTCCCGGACGTGGCCACCGCGCGTGCCGCCCTGAAGCGCGCGAACGTGATCTCCCTGGAGGTGCGTCCCTCCGAGGTGACCGCCCTGGCGGCCGTGGTGCTGCCCGTGGCGCCCCCGGTGGAGAAGGGCGGCACCTACATCAACTGGGAGGGCCGCCGCCGCCCGTTCGGCCAGGTCCTCACCTCCCGCGCGATGCCCGACCGCGAGGTGCTCACGCGCCTGGCCGCCGAGCTGGACGTGGAGCTGGGCACTGCCCGCCTGGACGACGTGCACGCGCTGCTGGCCCAGCTGGCCCCGTGGAACGCCCCGCTCACCTTCGAGCCGGTGGCCCCCGCCCCGCTGGCCGCCCCGGCCGCAGGCGAGGCCGTCCTGGCCACTCACAAGCCGATGATCGACAACGGCGCCTGCCTGGTGGGCGAGCCCCACCTGGCCGGCACCGCCCGCCGCTCCGTGGTCGCCCTGGGCGCCTCCACCGCCTCCGCGCTGGGCGCGGTGGAGGGCCAGGCCGTGACCGTGACCGGCCCGACCGGCTCCATCACCCTGCCGTTGGTGGTCACCGACCTGCCTGACCGGGTGGTCTGGCTGCCGCAGTGCTCCGCAGGCAGCGACGTGCACGTAACCCTTGGCACCGCCGCCGGCGGCGTCGTCCAGATCAAGGTAGAGGCGAACTGA